Part of the Lycium ferocissimum isolate CSIRO_LF1 chromosome 6, AGI_CSIRO_Lferr_CH_V1, whole genome shotgun sequence genome, GAGAAATGGTCaaagaaataaatttccaatTGGTTATGgtactttcttttttctttaaacgATTGGTTACCGgtactcaattcaattctaaaaataaggaaataaacCATTTTGGCAAAGGAGGAGGACTATCAATGCTCCATGAGAAAGAATAAGGATTACAATGAGTCTCGAGCCAAAGATAATAAGGGACAGTTCTATgcctttaattattttttaaaaaaagtcatGCCAGTGTTTGGTTTGCGGTCCAGGACATTTATGAACTTCTTATCTTTGGAGTATTGGTCACACGGTTTAAAGTAGCATCCAATTGGTTATTGGTACTCAATTAAAAATCAGAGATCTACCTACATACACAGCACAAGAAATGGCAGAAAACAGCAAAAAACTGCATGTTGCAGTATTTCCCTGGCTAGCTTTTGGGCATATGATCCCATACTTAGAGCTCTCAAAGCTAATAGCTCAAAAGGGTCACAAAGTTTCCTTCATTTCAACTCCAAGAAACATCGATCGTCTACCAAAACTTCCACCAAATCTTGTccctttcttaaatttcgtcaAACTTCCTATGCCACACGTCGAAAAGTTACCTGAAAATGCAGAAGCAACTATTGATGTCCCTTATGAACAAGTCAAGTACCTCAAAATAGCTCAAGATGGACTCGAACAATCCATGTCTAAGTTTCTTGAAGATTCAACTCCTGATTTTATACTCTTTGATTTTACATCTTACTGGATTCCTTCAGTTGCTAAAAAATTCAATATTCCAACGGCTTATTTCAGCATATTCATCTCCGCGTTTCTAGGTTTTGCCGGACCGGTACCTGGattaaacaacgactatgaaaTTCGAAAGACGCCAGAAGAGTATACAGTTTCCCCGAAATGGGTGCCGTTTGAGACTACTGTTGCGTGGAAGCTGTTCgaagtttcaagaattttcGACGCTTCCATGAACGGAGATGAAGAGAACGTTTCTGATATTTTTCGTTTGTATAAAACTCTTGAAACTTGTGACTTTTTGCTTGTGAGGAGTTGTTCAGAATTTGAACCACAATGGCTGAAAGTATTAGAGGATATTCACAGGAAAACGGTTTTACCGGTGGGGCAACTACCGACAACGTCGTATGAAGACGACACCACGAAGATCGATGTCTGGAGAGAGATGAAATCATGGCTTGATAagcaagaaaaagggaaagtgaTTTACGTTGCCTTTGGTAGTGAAGCAAAACCTAGTCAAAATGAACTCACTGAGATTTCACTCGGATTAGAGCTTTCTGGGTTACCATTCTTTTGGGTTTTGAGAATTAAAAGAGGGGAATatgatgatgaattaattcaatTACCAGAAGGGTTCGAAGAACGAACAAAGGATAGGGGAATTGTGTGGACAagttgggcgccacaactcaagATACTGAGTCATGATTCAGTGGGTGGATTTTTGACTCACTCGGGTTGGAGTTCAGTAGTCGAAGCAATTCAGTTTGAGAAGCCATTGGTTCTCTTAACATTTTTGGCTGATCAGGGGATAAATGCTAGGCTATTGGAGGAGAAGCAGATGGCGTATTCGGTACCGAGAGATGATCGGGATGGGTCGTTCACTTGTGAATCAGTGGCTAAGTCACTAAGTTTGGTACTCGTTGAAAAAAAGGGTGAAATTTACAGGGAAAAGATAAAAGAGGTGAAACATCTTTTTTGTGACAAGAAAAGACAAGATAATTATGTGGAGAATATATTAAGTTATCTTCAAAATTATAGAAAAGACTAAAACATGAAATGGGAAGAGAAACTTGTGTTTCTGcaccttcttttttcttcaataatTGCGAAGTCAGCTCAACTCGCAAATATTTCGATTATATAAGCACTTATACGGGTTAAGTCCAAAGTGCAAAggttgttttgatttttttaggGGTGGTCTAGTTTACATACCAGTTATGCAAGGATCATAATGTCagtattgttttgatgaataataatataacaaTTGTTATGCATCGACATAGTATATTGTTAGTTTCACATTTCTTCTCGCACATAACACATAATACTCCATATAGATTCTTGAATGACTTATGCAAGTAACAATAATTTCGAGCTTAATAAAGTCAAACAAATGCTATATTAAATTACGTGCtgattattttctttgttttcgcTTACTAACCAacattatataattatatacttgtactaatcaattttattttagattatttttgTTAATACGTTATTAAACCGCCTTCAATGTTATTATAGAGAAGCTCCATCAGCCCTTCGTGACCATTTTTAGTTAGGGACGACTTAAAACAATTGTTTCTtcccgttaaaaaaaaaaaaaaaattacaacaaatttAATCGCTCGATTTGATAAagcaaatattatatttttaactaGTTAATTTGCCCCGCGCTTCGCGCTGTcgaatatttatcttttttttgtttttaatttaattaatagaaaatagataaaaaattataataaaaaataaaaagtagcaTACTAATGTAAga contains:
- the LOC132058972 gene encoding UDP-glycosyltransferase 91A1-like, with product MAENSKKLHVAVFPWLAFGHMIPYLELSKLIAQKGHKVSFISTPRNIDRLPKLPPNLVPFLNFVKLPMPHVEKLPENAEATIDVPYEQVKYLKIAQDGLEQSMSKFLEDSTPDFILFDFTSYWIPSVAKKFNIPTAYFSIFISAFLGFAGPVPGLNNDYEIRKTPEEYTVSPKWVPFETTVAWKLFEVSRIFDASMNGDEENVSDIFRLYKTLETCDFLLVRSCSEFEPQWLKVLEDIHRKTVLPVGQLPTTSYEDDTTKIDVWREMKSWLDKQEKGKVIYVAFGSEAKPSQNELTEISLGLELSGLPFFWVLRIKRGEYDDELIQLPEGFEERTKDRGIVWTSWAPQLKILSHDSVGGFLTHSGWSSVVEAIQFEKPLVLLTFLADQGINARLLEEKQMAYSVPRDDRDGSFTCESVAKSLSLVLVEKKGEIYREKIKEVKHLFCDKKRQDNYVENILSYLQNYRKD